The following proteins come from a genomic window of Micromonospora echinofusca:
- a CDS encoding non-ribosomal peptide synthetase → MAAPDLSAWTPLAARVLGLAPERLRDAAGTESFVGLGGTSLQAIALVSLGQRELGAHVDSARLLSALPLARALAGAVAHVDTAPPVAARRPAELELLPGQRAMLAAHLLERDAPYHLMFTLEADGPLDEARTRTALRELTTRHEALRTRFVRDPRQARIVLPAPYEPRLLHQTLPDDDPVRAVHDLYGRSAARLLRPFAQPPVVFVLTRAGRRDLLTLLVHHTVADGWSIGVLWREFAELYAAAGPTGPAPSPDWVCSRLAAQEASGALDGALARVAARLDGAPWTVTLPTDLPPVVEADGHGARLRFHLDAATTRAATALARHCRVTVTSVAMAAWALAASRQAGLTDLVLGVPAAGRFEAGMAGIVGLCTRVVPVRCAAGDDVDAQDYVRAVAASLAEAAADADVPFERVVSGLDVATDPGRNPLAQLGFAAHHELVPDELVAGGRAWRVHEGHCHGAVFDALLYLQSWSERPRFALEYATSALTAADAGELAESFQAALRELAAGPGAALRDVTTLSAGQRARLRALGTGGSHDTTDDVWSRFAAHARSAGERIALVDAHAGRTLTYRELHDGAVAQARLLHASGVRAGDAVLLELPRSAAEAVAVLGVLRLGAHYVAVDQHATGEWRAHLAATVAPRARLGTAPADAEYATVPDCALAGPDHPTRAGGAEGGDDPLGAAPTDPARTAYVSFTSGSTGVPKGVVVPHRAVLRLADDPGLFADRAGMRMMRLSPLAFDASTLELLVPLANGDTVVVFPPGEPTPSGLAEFLRTTDVTHAWLTSGVFHLVADHRPDAFAGLRQVFTGGGVVSPAHVRRVLRACPGLRVTNGYGPTENTTFTTTWSVEHADATPDPLPIGAPVRGTDLHVVDPAGRPVPPGAIGELRTAGTGLADGYLDDPARTDASFVRHGDPPVRLYRTGDLVRWGADGQLRFLGRNDRQVKIAGHRVELVDVERRLRARPGVRDAVVFTTGDPVTGVSLCAALKPAPGGLDADAVRRAVEAELAPYARPQQWVTVAEFPLDRNGKVDLRALAALAGAPPPDAASGAGAAAPAPDARSASLAEFEELVTGAWVEALGTDDFDVDEAFFDVGGESLRLAIVRRLLQQRLAGRAIPLTDLYRFPTVQTLARHLHAQTEGAGASS, encoded by the coding sequence ATGGCCGCCCCGGATCTCTCCGCCTGGACGCCGCTCGCCGCGCGGGTGCTCGGTCTCGCGCCCGAGCGGCTGCGCGACGCGGCGGGCACCGAGTCGTTCGTCGGGCTGGGCGGCACCTCGCTCCAGGCCATCGCGCTGGTCTCGCTCGGCCAGCGCGAGCTGGGGGCGCACGTGGACAGCGCCCGGCTGCTGTCGGCGCTGCCGCTGGCGCGGGCGCTGGCCGGCGCGGTGGCGCACGTGGACACCGCCCCGCCGGTGGCCGCGCGCCGGCCGGCCGAGCTGGAGCTGCTGCCGGGTCAGCGCGCCATGCTCGCCGCGCACCTGCTCGAGCGCGACGCGCCGTACCACCTGATGTTCACGCTGGAGGCGGACGGGCCGCTCGACGAAGCCCGGACCCGGACGGCGCTGCGGGAGCTGACGACCCGCCACGAGGCGCTGCGTACGCGCTTCGTCCGCGACCCGCGTCAGGCGCGGATCGTGCTGCCCGCGCCGTACGAGCCGCGGCTGCTGCACCAGACGCTGCCCGACGACGACCCGGTACGCGCCGTGCACGACCTGTACGGCCGCTCGGCCGCGCGGCTGCTGCGTCCCTTCGCGCAGCCGCCGGTCGTCTTCGTGCTGACCCGCGCCGGGCGGCGTGACCTGCTCACCCTGCTGGTGCACCACACGGTCGCGGACGGCTGGAGCATCGGGGTGCTCTGGCGCGAGTTCGCCGAGCTCTACGCCGCCGCCGGCCCGACCGGCCCCGCGCCGTCGCCGGACTGGGTCTGCTCGCGGCTGGCCGCGCAGGAGGCGTCCGGGGCGCTGGACGGCGCGCTGGCGCGGGTCGCGGCCCGGCTGGACGGCGCGCCGTGGACGGTCACGCTCCCCACGGACCTGCCCCCGGTCGTCGAGGCCGACGGCCACGGCGCGCGCCTGCGCTTCCACCTCGACGCGGCAACCACGCGGGCCGCGACCGCGCTGGCCCGGCACTGCCGGGTGACGGTGACGTCGGTGGCCATGGCGGCGTGGGCGCTGGCCGCGTCCCGCCAGGCGGGCCTGACCGACCTGGTGCTCGGGGTGCCGGCGGCGGGCCGGTTCGAGGCGGGCATGGCCGGCATCGTGGGCCTGTGCACGCGCGTCGTCCCGGTGCGCTGCGCGGCGGGCGACGACGTCGACGCGCAGGACTACGTACGCGCCGTGGCCGCGTCGCTGGCCGAGGCGGCGGCCGACGCCGACGTGCCGTTCGAGCGGGTCGTCTCCGGGCTCGACGTCGCCACCGACCCGGGCCGCAACCCGCTGGCGCAGCTCGGCTTCGCCGCCCACCACGAGCTGGTGCCCGACGAGCTGGTCGCGGGGGGCCGCGCCTGGCGGGTGCACGAGGGCCACTGCCACGGCGCGGTGTTCGACGCGCTGCTCTACCTCCAGTCGTGGTCGGAGCGTCCCCGCTTCGCCCTGGAGTACGCGACGTCGGCGCTCACCGCCGCCGACGCCGGCGAGCTGGCCGAGTCGTTCCAGGCGGCACTGCGGGAGCTGGCCGCCGGGCCGGGCGCCGCCCTGCGCGACGTCACCACCCTGTCGGCGGGGCAGCGCGCGCGGCTGCGGGCGCTGGGCACGGGCGGGTCACACGACACGACCGACGACGTGTGGAGCCGCTTCGCGGCGCACGCGCGATCCGCGGGCGAGCGGATCGCGCTGGTCGACGCGCACGCCGGACGCACCCTGACCTACCGCGAACTGCACGACGGCGCCGTCGCACAGGCGCGGCTGCTGCACGCCAGCGGGGTACGGGCCGGCGACGCGGTGCTCCTGGAGCTGCCGCGCTCGGCCGCCGAGGCCGTGGCGGTGCTGGGCGTGCTGCGGCTGGGCGCGCACTACGTCGCGGTCGACCAGCACGCCACCGGCGAGTGGCGGGCGCACCTGGCCGCGACCGTCGCGCCGCGCGCCCGCCTCGGCACGGCCCCGGCCGACGCGGAGTACGCGACCGTCCCCGACTGCGCCCTGGCCGGCCCGGACCATCCGACGCGGGCCGGGGGCGCGGAAGGCGGCGACGACCCGCTCGGCGCGGCCCCGACCGACCCGGCGCGCACCGCGTACGTCTCCTTCACCTCGGGCTCGACCGGGGTGCCCAAGGGCGTGGTCGTCCCGCACCGGGCGGTGCTGCGGCTGGCCGACGACCCGGGGCTGTTCGCCGACCGGGCGGGCATGCGGATGATGCGGCTGTCGCCGCTGGCGTTCGACGCGTCCACACTGGAGCTGCTGGTGCCGCTGGCCAACGGCGACACGGTGGTGGTGTTCCCGCCCGGGGAGCCGACGCCCAGCGGCCTGGCCGAGTTCCTGCGCACCACCGACGTCACGCACGCCTGGCTGACCTCCGGCGTGTTCCACCTGGTCGCCGACCACCGGCCGGACGCGTTCGCCGGGCTGCGGCAGGTGTTCACCGGCGGCGGCGTGGTGTCCCCGGCGCACGTACGCCGGGTGCTGCGGGCCTGCCCGGGACTGCGCGTCACCAACGGCTACGGCCCCACCGAGAACACCACGTTCACCACGACCTGGTCCGTCGAGCACGCCGACGCGACGCCCGACCCGCTGCCGATCGGCGCGCCGGTGCGCGGCACCGACCTGCACGTGGTCGACCCGGCGGGGCGCCCCGTCCCGCCGGGCGCGATCGGCGAGCTGCGCACGGCGGGCACCGGCCTCGCCGACGGTTACCTCGACGACCCCGCCCGCACCGACGCGTCGTTCGTGCGGCACGGGGATCCGCCGGTGCGCCTGTACCGCACCGGGGACCTGGTGCGCTGGGGCGCGGACGGGCAGCTGCGCTTCCTGGGCCGCAACGACCGCCAGGTGAAGATCGCCGGGCACCGGGTCGAGCTGGTCGACGTCGAGCGCAGGCTGCGGGCGCGACCCGGGGTGCGCGACGCGGTGGTGTTCACCACCGGCGACCCGGTCACGGGCGTAAGCCTCTGCGCCGCCCTCAAGCCCGCGCCCGGCGGCCTGGACGCCGACGCCGTGCGCCGCGCCGTGGAGGCCGAGCTGGCCCCCTACGCCCGGCCGCAGCAGTGGGTGACCGTGGCCGAGTTCCCGCTCGACCGCAACGGCAAGGTCGACCTGCGGGCCCTGGCCGCGCTGGCCGGGGCGCCGCCGCCCGACGCCGCGTCGGGCGCCGGCGCCGCTGCGCCGGCGCCCGACGCGCGCTCGGCGTCGCTGGCCGAGTTCGAGGAGCTGGTGACGGGCGCCTGGGTGGAGGCGCTGGGCACCGACGACTTCGACGTCGACGAGGCGTTCTTCGACGTCGGCGGCGAGTCGCTGCGGCTGGCGATCGTGCGCCGGCTGCTCCAGCAGCGGCTGGCCGGCCGGGCCATCCCGCTGACCGACCTCTACCGCTTCCCCACCGTCCAGACGCTGGCCCGGCATCTGCACGCACAGACCGAAGGAGCAGGCGCATCCTCATGA
- a CDS encoding phosphopantetheine-binding protein codes for MRDVHDRTWVGEFEQLWMEVLGVDTVDDDDDFFDLGGHSLSALRLSTLIRQELNLAVMFGHVLENPRFADLRDVAGQVPLDKPVAETV; via the coding sequence ATGCGCGACGTACACGACCGGACCTGGGTGGGCGAGTTCGAGCAGCTCTGGATGGAGGTGCTCGGCGTCGACACGGTCGACGACGACGACGACTTCTTCGACCTCGGCGGCCACTCGCTCAGCGCGCTGCGGCTGAGCACCCTGATCCGCCAGGAACTCAACCTCGCGGTGATGTTCGGCCACGTGCTGGAGAACCCCCGCTTCGCCGACCTGCGGGACGTCGCGGGCCAGGTGCCGCTGGACAAGCCGGTGGCGGAGACCGTCTGA
- a CDS encoding beta-ketoacyl synthase N-terminal-like domain-containing protein has product MAEPHDGAAVAVAEPHDGAAVAVAEPHDGAAVAVVGMAVRVPGAGRDLDLFWHHVVNGIDAVTFFTPEQLLGWGVPKDMVERPDFVPARAVLRDADRFDHRLFSYSPSDAALMDPQQRILLECAWAALEHAGHPPVAADGNRIGVYVGTGLNVYLLDNVWPDERAVEAAGGLGLIIGSDKDFAGTRIAYKLNLQGPALTVQTACSTSLVAVHQAAQALLTYDADMALAGGATVAPPTRRGHLHEPGGIFSSDGRCRTFDAAADGTVPGDGAGVVVLKRLDDALRDGDTVHAVIRGSAVNNDGARKAGFTAPGPTGQADVISAAIGVAGVDPDSVGLVETHGTGTALGDPIEVAALRQVFDSDRPDRAPCALGAAKSVVGHLDTAAGVIGLIKTVLALKHRVVPPIAHLATPNPAVRLDGSVFELPATARPWAPIDGVRRAGVSAFGIGGTNAHVVLEEAPPARPRPRRHVTELVLVSAKTAAVAQDSLDRTVACVAQTAPGELADLAYTLRTGRARLPWRAAFLTGSHGAPAAPRQVDARTRARGVALHLTGAGELTGNRPNYDADPVYRRVVDEGVALLRDRDLDEAVRQRCTRLLACVGLARSLRSRGVAPRALAGGGLGAVACAVVAGVMSVADALALVCGADVDGLRLGPAELPVHVPGGQPPTGPDGLAYWRARAAEPLAPAVPPQLDGALWIEVGTSVTAHLGPDAPALPADRHARLLAIVGALWQRGLAGAWDPVHDSGRRRLPAPTYPFAATRHYLDAPATRLDSERQH; this is encoded by the coding sequence GTGGCTGAGCCGCACGACGGCGCGGCGGTGGCCGTGGCTGAGCCGCACGACGGCGCGGCGGTCGCCGTGGCTGAGCCGCACGACGGCGCGGCGGTGGCCGTGGTCGGTATGGCCGTGCGGGTCCCCGGCGCCGGACGCGACCTGGACCTCTTCTGGCACCACGTGGTGAACGGCATCGACGCGGTCACCTTCTTCACCCCCGAGCAGCTCCTCGGCTGGGGCGTGCCCAAGGACATGGTGGAGCGGCCCGACTTCGTGCCCGCCCGGGCGGTGCTGCGCGACGCGGACCGCTTCGACCACCGGCTGTTCAGCTACTCGCCGTCGGACGCCGCGCTGATGGACCCGCAGCAGCGGATCCTGCTGGAGTGCGCCTGGGCCGCGCTGGAGCACGCCGGGCACCCGCCGGTCGCCGCCGACGGCAACCGGATCGGGGTGTACGTCGGCACCGGCCTGAACGTCTACCTGCTCGACAACGTGTGGCCCGACGAGCGCGCGGTCGAGGCGGCCGGCGGCCTGGGGCTGATCATCGGCAGCGACAAGGACTTCGCGGGCACCCGCATCGCGTACAAGCTGAACCTGCAAGGCCCGGCGCTGACGGTGCAGACCGCCTGCTCGACGTCGCTGGTCGCCGTGCACCAGGCCGCGCAGGCGCTGCTGACCTACGACGCCGACATGGCGCTGGCCGGGGGCGCCACGGTGGCCCCGCCGACGCGGCGCGGGCACCTGCACGAGCCCGGCGGGATCTTCTCCTCCGACGGCCGGTGCCGGACGTTCGACGCGGCGGCCGACGGCACCGTGCCCGGCGACGGCGCGGGCGTGGTGGTGCTCAAGCGGCTCGACGACGCGCTGCGCGACGGCGACACCGTGCACGCCGTGATCCGCGGCTCGGCGGTCAACAACGACGGCGCCCGCAAGGCGGGCTTCACCGCGCCCGGCCCCACCGGCCAGGCCGACGTGATCTCCGCGGCGATCGGCGTCGCGGGCGTCGACCCGGACAGCGTCGGCCTGGTCGAGACCCACGGCACCGGCACCGCGCTCGGCGACCCGATCGAGGTGGCGGCGCTGCGGCAGGTCTTCGACAGCGACCGGCCCGACCGGGCGCCCTGCGCGCTCGGCGCGGCCAAGTCGGTCGTCGGGCACCTGGACACCGCCGCCGGAGTGATCGGCCTGATCAAGACGGTGTTGGCGCTGAAGCACCGCGTGGTCCCGCCGATCGCCCACCTCGCCACGCCCAACCCCGCGGTACGGCTGGACGGCTCGGTGTTCGAGCTGCCGGCGACGGCCCGACCCTGGGCGCCGATCGACGGCGTACGCAGGGCCGGGGTGAGCGCCTTCGGCATCGGCGGCACCAACGCCCACGTCGTGCTGGAGGAGGCTCCGCCCGCCCGGCCCCGGCCGCGCCGCCACGTCACCGAACTGGTCCTGGTCTCCGCCAAGACCGCCGCCGTGGCGCAGGACAGCCTGGACCGCACCGTCGCCTGCGTGGCGCAGACCGCGCCCGGCGAGCTGGCCGACCTGGCGTACACGCTGCGCACCGGCCGGGCACGGCTGCCGTGGCGGGCCGCGTTCCTGACCGGGTCGCACGGCGCGCCGGCCGCGCCCCGGCAGGTCGACGCGAGGACGCGGGCGCGCGGGGTGGCGCTGCACCTCACCGGCGCCGGCGAGCTGACCGGGAACCGACCGAACTACGACGCCGACCCGGTGTACCGCCGGGTCGTCGACGAGGGCGTGGCGCTGCTGCGCGACCGGGACCTCGACGAGGCCGTACGGCAGCGGTGCACCCGGCTGCTGGCCTGCGTCGGCCTGGCGCGGTCGCTGCGCAGCCGGGGCGTGGCCCCGCGTGCGCTGGCCGGCGGCGGCCTCGGCGCCGTGGCGTGCGCGGTCGTGGCCGGGGTCATGTCCGTCGCGGACGCGCTGGCGCTGGTGTGCGGCGCGGACGTCGACGGCCTCCGGCTCGGACCGGCCGAACTGCCCGTGCACGTGCCGGGCGGGCAGCCACCGACCGGGCCGGACGGGCTCGCGTACTGGCGGGCGCGGGCGGCCGAGCCGCTCGCACCGGCGGTGCCGCCGCAGCTCGACGGGGCGCTCTGGATCGAGGTCGGTACGAGCGTCACCGCACACCTGGGCCCGGACGCGCCCGCGCTGCCCGCCGACCGGCACGCCCGGCTGCTGGCGATCGTCGGCGCGCTGTGGCAGCGGGGCCTCGCCGGCGCCTGGGACCCCGTGCACGACTCGGGCCGCCGCCGGCTGCCCGCCCCCACCTACCCCTTCGCGGCCACCCGGCACTACCTGGACGCCCCCGCGACCCGACTGGACTCAGAGAGGCAGCACTGA
- a CDS encoding non-ribosomal peptide synthetase — MVRTGRASFAQERLYFLNQLQPGNPAYVVAFAVHLHGALRPEALRAALTRVVARHDALRTTFALVDGVLTQRVSPTPHAHVEVQTGAWADREIQEAFLHTLVAEQARRPFELGDGPVLRAFLRSWGPHEHTLAVLVHHIACDGWSVGLLLRDLAAEYHAALSGTPAAYAEPAQSYLAYAQHQRDCFERDSSGLDFWRAELRDVPQLALPTDFPRPSVLSADGAVLRRPVEPRLVERLTAWARSRGTTLFTVTLAAYASVLSRYARQDEVVIGVPVANRMDEAEERVVGCLVNTLPIRLDLSGRPGFAELVERARRASMAAFANQDVPFEQIVAATVGERQLSHAPLFQTSLTVQNFPFAFPEFDGVTVTEVDVEVDVTKFDLGLTLDVSTAAPFLRAEYSTQLFTPETVTTLLAHYLTFLRSIVDGPDAEPSMVDEAERLLLTEGVNPPVARRPAEHPSVLRRFVEHVARTPDAVAVRHRDVEVTYAELDRWAGRIAAGLADRGVGRGDRVGLLLRRSPAIVAAILGVWKLGGVYVPLDPEYPRQRLELITASADLPVMLVEAATADTAGALARGRDIRLADAHTLDGTSVVAPTFPGPGDQAYVIYTSGSTGVPKGVMVGHGGLDALNDPTPAGLDVTADDVWLAASSFSFDASVWEMWGALSTGGRLVVADQADLVDRERLAALVRREGVTVLFQTPGALYRLLPPYLRLLDADEVSPIRYVVLGGEALSWSRVASLVAGAPGLRAVFVNMYGITEGTIHVTIFEAPTAELARVREGTIGVPLPSGRCYVLDDDLRPTGRNVPGELYCGGVLVAHGYVGNPELTEARFLPDPYGGGVMYRTGDVVRWGLDGNLVYLGRTDTQVQLRGYRVELAEVEGAFLTHPAVRSCAVAAENDELAAFVVGDLGPDAERELRAHVRATLPAYMVPSRILSVAAVPLTAHGKVDTARLLADSRAARDTTVPAAPRGHTAGSGLEERIRACWSEVLDRADVGLHDNFFDLGGHSFALIALQQRLSDEGLEVSVTDLFRAGTVAGCAAHLQRAAPVVADARVAQRHRGRALLAERRRTTGGRRG, encoded by the coding sequence ATGGTTCGTACCGGTCGTGCTTCCTTCGCTCAGGAACGACTCTATTTCCTCAACCAGCTCCAGCCCGGCAACCCGGCGTACGTGGTGGCGTTCGCCGTCCACCTGCACGGGGCGTTGCGGCCCGAGGCGCTGCGCGCGGCGCTGACCCGCGTGGTCGCCCGGCACGACGCGCTGCGCACCACGTTCGCGCTGGTCGACGGCGTACTCACCCAGCGGGTGTCACCCACCCCGCACGCGCACGTCGAGGTGCAGACGGGCGCGTGGGCCGACCGGGAGATCCAGGAGGCCTTCCTGCACACCCTGGTGGCCGAGCAGGCCCGACGCCCGTTCGAGCTCGGTGACGGCCCGGTGCTGCGCGCCTTCCTGCGTTCCTGGGGACCGCACGAGCACACCCTCGCGGTGCTGGTGCACCACATCGCCTGCGACGGCTGGTCGGTGGGGCTGCTGCTGCGCGACCTCGCGGCCGAGTACCACGCGGCGCTGTCGGGGACGCCCGCCGCCTACGCCGAACCGGCGCAGTCGTACCTGGCGTACGCGCAGCACCAACGCGACTGCTTCGAGCGCGACAGCTCCGGGCTGGACTTCTGGCGCGCCGAGCTGCGCGACGTCCCGCAGCTCGCGCTGCCCACCGACTTCCCCCGGCCGAGCGTGCTCAGCGCCGACGGCGCGGTGCTGCGCCGCCCCGTCGAGCCACGGCTGGTCGAGCGCCTGACCGCGTGGGCCCGTTCGCGGGGCACGACGCTGTTCACGGTGACGCTCGCCGCGTACGCCTCGGTGCTGTCGCGCTACGCCCGCCAGGACGAGGTGGTCATCGGAGTGCCGGTGGCCAACCGGATGGACGAGGCCGAGGAGCGCGTCGTCGGCTGCCTCGTCAACACGCTGCCGATCCGGCTCGACCTGTCCGGCCGGCCCGGCTTCGCCGAGCTGGTCGAGCGGGCCCGCCGGGCCAGCATGGCCGCGTTCGCCAACCAGGACGTGCCGTTCGAGCAGATCGTGGCGGCCACCGTCGGCGAACGGCAGCTCAGCCACGCGCCCCTGTTCCAGACCTCCCTGACGGTGCAGAACTTCCCCTTCGCGTTCCCCGAGTTCGACGGGGTGACGGTCACCGAGGTCGACGTCGAGGTCGACGTGACCAAGTTCGACCTGGGCCTGACCCTCGACGTCTCCACCGCCGCGCCGTTCCTGCGGGCCGAGTACAGCACCCAGCTGTTCACCCCGGAGACCGTCACGACGCTCCTCGCGCACTACCTGACCTTCCTGCGGTCGATCGTCGACGGGCCGGACGCCGAGCCGAGCATGGTGGACGAGGCGGAGCGGCTGCTGCTGACCGAGGGGGTGAACCCGCCGGTCGCGCGGCGGCCGGCCGAGCACCCGTCGGTGCTGCGCCGCTTCGTCGAGCACGTGGCGCGCACCCCCGACGCGGTGGCCGTACGCCATCGGGACGTGGAGGTCACCTACGCCGAGCTGGACCGGTGGGCCGGGCGGATCGCGGCCGGGCTGGCCGACCGGGGGGTGGGTCGCGGCGACCGCGTCGGACTGCTGCTGCGCCGCTCCCCCGCGATCGTCGCGGCGATTCTGGGCGTGTGGAAGCTCGGCGGCGTCTACGTTCCGCTGGACCCCGAGTATCCACGACAGCGCCTCGAACTGATCACGGCCAGCGCCGACCTGCCGGTCATGCTGGTGGAGGCCGCCACCGCCGACACGGCCGGCGCGCTGGCGCGGGGCCGCGACATCCGGCTGGCCGACGCGCACACCCTCGACGGGACGTCCGTGGTCGCACCGACGTTCCCCGGGCCCGGCGACCAGGCGTACGTCATCTACACCTCCGGCTCCACCGGGGTGCCCAAGGGCGTCATGGTCGGGCACGGCGGCCTGGACGCCCTGAACGACCCGACCCCCGCCGGCCTCGACGTCACCGCCGACGACGTGTGGCTGGCCGCCAGCTCGTTCTCGTTCGACGCCTCGGTGTGGGAGATGTGGGGCGCGTTGAGCACCGGCGGGCGGCTGGTCGTCGCCGACCAGGCCGACCTGGTGGACCGCGAGCGGCTGGCCGCGCTGGTGCGCCGCGAGGGCGTCACCGTGCTGTTCCAGACCCCCGGCGCGCTCTACCGGCTGCTGCCGCCGTACCTGCGGCTGCTGGACGCCGACGAGGTCTCCCCCATCCGCTACGTCGTCCTCGGCGGCGAGGCGCTGAGCTGGTCGCGGGTCGCGTCGCTGGTCGCCGGCGCGCCGGGGCTGCGCGCGGTGTTCGTCAACATGTACGGCATCACCGAGGGCACCATCCACGTCACGATCTTCGAGGCCCCCACCGCGGAGCTGGCCCGGGTCAGGGAGGGCACCATCGGTGTGCCGCTGCCGTCGGGGCGCTGCTACGTCCTCGACGACGACCTGCGGCCGACCGGCCGCAACGTGCCCGGCGAGCTGTACTGCGGCGGTGTGCTCGTGGCGCACGGCTACGTGGGCAACCCGGAGCTGACCGAGGCGCGCTTCCTGCCCGACCCGTACGGCGGGGGCGTGATGTACCGGACCGGCGACGTCGTCAGGTGGGGCCTCGACGGGAACCTGGTGTACCTCGGCCGCACCGACACCCAGGTGCAGCTGCGCGGCTACCGTGTCGAGCTGGCCGAGGTCGAGGGCGCGTTCCTGACCCACCCGGCGGTGCGCTCGTGCGCGGTGGCGGCGGAGAACGACGAGCTGGCCGCCTTCGTCGTCGGCGACCTCGGCCCCGACGCCGAACGCGAGCTGCGCGCCCACGTCCGCGCGACGCTGCCGGCGTACATGGTGCCGTCGCGCATCCTGTCGGTCGCGGCGGTCCCGCTCACCGCCCACGGCAAGGTGGACACCGCCCGCCTGCTGGCCGACAGCCGGGCCGCCCGCGACACCACCGTGCCCGCCGCACCGCGCGGGCACACCGCCGGCAGCGGGTTGGAGGAGCGCATCCGGGCCTGCTGGAGCGAGGTGCTCGACCGGGCCGACGTCGGGCTGCACGACAACTTCTTCGACCTGGGCGGGCACAGCTTCGCGCTGATCGCACTCCAGCAGCGGCTCTCCGACGAGGGACTGGAGGTCTCCGTGACGGACCTGTTCCGCGCCGGCACCGTCGCCGGCTGCGCCGCCCACCTGCAACGGGCGGCACCGGTGGTCGCCGACGCGCGGGTGGCGCAGCGCCACCGGGGACGGGCCCTGCTGGCGGAGCGGCGCCGCACCACGGGAGGTCGCCGTGGCTGA
- a CDS encoding aminoglycoside phosphotransferase family protein, which yields MTLDLEAVAKRLEPRFGKAAHRWVGTLTRRLDELVARWELDLGEPVKSGNSSVVFRCRHPRGEAVLKLSPDSYAVREEVDMLRQFAPSGRVPAVLAAEKGAVLLESIHPGTLVEKMPRPPSPQEYAAFLNDLHGAGDPAAAPRRLEDWIDVLFNSATRRGADLAGSKRLRDDLFAAPTATVLLHGDLHLGNVLAGGVKGLVAIDPMACAGDPCFDAVDYVLEGLDRAEMLRRRDELAAAAGIDVARLDAWCRVTAPIGATYVSNPGHSAELAAFGRGEY from the coding sequence ATGACCCTGGATCTGGAGGCGGTCGCGAAGCGGCTGGAGCCGCGGTTCGGCAAGGCGGCGCACCGCTGGGTCGGCACGCTGACCCGACGGCTCGACGAACTCGTCGCGCGGTGGGAGCTCGACCTCGGCGAGCCGGTCAAGTCCGGCAACTCCTCGGTGGTGTTCCGGTGCCGGCACCCGCGGGGCGAGGCGGTGCTGAAGCTGTCGCCCGACAGCTACGCCGTACGCGAGGAGGTCGACATGCTGCGCCAGTTCGCGCCCAGCGGGCGGGTGCCGGCGGTGCTGGCGGCGGAGAAGGGCGCGGTGCTGCTCGAGTCGATCCACCCGGGCACGCTGGTGGAGAAGATGCCGCGACCGCCGTCGCCGCAGGAGTACGCCGCCTTCCTCAACGACCTGCACGGCGCGGGTGACCCGGCCGCCGCCCCGCGCCGGCTGGAGGACTGGATCGACGTGCTGTTCAACTCGGCGACGCGGCGGGGCGCCGACCTCGCCGGGTCGAAGCGGCTGCGCGACGACCTCTTCGCCGCACCCACCGCCACCGTGCTGCTGCACGGCGACCTGCACCTGGGCAACGTGCTCGCCGGCGGCGTGAAGGGCCTGGTCGCCATCGACCCGATGGCCTGCGCCGGCGACCCGTGCTTCGACGCGGTCGACTACGTGCTGGAGGGCCTGGACCGCGCGGAGATGCTGCGCCGGCGCGACGAACTGGCCGCGGCGGCCGGCATCGACGTGGCGCGGCTCGACGCGTGGTGCCGGGTCACCGCCCCGATCGGCGCGACGTACGTCAGCAACCCGGGACACTCCGCGGAGCTGGCCGCCTTCGGGCGCGGCGAGTACTAG
- a CDS encoding LuxR C-terminal-related transcriptional regulator, translating to MTVVLADAQPVVRRGLHALLSPSAEVTVVAEAGTTREAMRSVASLRPDVLVLDVELPGFQVGVTLQEIARMSPSTAVLVFTAVEDEASVFAAMRAGARGYVLKSCPGDGIVRTIRGLATGEVILGPRVADQLVRQLGREPRNQQLFPELTTRERQVLELIASGMRNGAIATRLNLSPKTVSNHISTIFSKLNVSDRHEAIEVARKARLERVGSYGPGSHPLPGGGAPSARAHGGTPLPGGSAAYAGARSTER from the coding sequence GTGACAGTTGTGCTGGCCGACGCCCAGCCGGTGGTACGCAGGGGCCTGCACGCCCTGCTGTCGCCCTCGGCTGAGGTGACCGTGGTGGCCGAGGCGGGCACCACGCGGGAGGCGATGCGGTCGGTGGCGTCGTTGCGCCCCGACGTGCTCGTGCTCGACGTCGAGCTGCCGGGCTTCCAGGTGGGGGTGACGTTGCAGGAGATCGCCCGGATGTCACCGTCGACCGCGGTGCTGGTCTTCACCGCCGTCGAGGACGAGGCGTCGGTCTTCGCGGCCATGCGGGCGGGCGCCCGCGGTTACGTGCTCAAGAGCTGCCCGGGCGACGGGATCGTCCGCACGATCCGGGGCCTGGCGACGGGCGAGGTGATCCTCGGCCCCCGCGTGGCCGACCAGCTCGTCAGGCAGCTCGGGCGGGAACCACGCAACCAGCAGCTCTTCCCGGAGCTGACCACGCGTGAACGGCAGGTGCTGGAGCTGATCGCGTCCGGCATGCGTAACGGGGCGATCGCCACCCGGCTGAACCTGTCGCCGAAGACGGTCAGCAACCACATCTCGACGATCTTCAGCAAGCTCAACGTGTCGGACCGGCACGAGGCGATCGAGGTCGCCCGCAAGGCCAGGCTGGAGCGCGTCGGGTCGTACGGGCCGGGCTCCCACCCGCTGCCCGGCGGCGGCGCCCCGTCGGCCCGGGCGCACGGCGGCACCCCCCTGCCGGGCGGCTCCGCCGCGTACGCCGGCGCGAGATCGACGGAGAGGTGA